One region of Limnospira fusiformis SAG 85.79 genomic DNA includes:
- a CDS encoding M23 family metallopeptidase — MIQLPEYAMTGVHGKSRQIKRLTSSLFLALAAVLLIVTKPAVAFQVQVSPTSPQLGDTISVVISGVNSQESQPTVTMGGKNYPLFALGGDRYRALIPTTPLDQPGAKSIQISNGSQQSNVSVQLRDRRFPTQSIWLPPDSAGRRGTDHEFDRVDEFKRIVTPERHWNGPFLRPSSGEVTTIYGVRRYYNGKFAENYYHRGVDYAAPTGSPVIAPAAGRVALVGRESQGFEIHGDTIGIDHGQGVTSIFLHLSRIDVQEGQMVTAGQTIGAIGSTGASTGPHLHWGLYVHGQCVDPVPWRFDGIE, encoded by the coding sequence ATGATACAATTACCAGAGTACGCGATGACTGGTGTTCACGGAAAAAGCCGTCAAATCAAACGACTGACCAGCAGCTTGTTTTTAGCACTTGCTGCTGTGTTGCTGATTGTAACTAAGCCAGCGGTAGCCTTTCAAGTTCAAGTTAGCCCTACCTCCCCTCAGTTGGGAGATACTATTTCGGTGGTGATAAGTGGGGTCAATAGCCAGGAGTCACAACCAACAGTGACAATGGGAGGGAAAAACTATCCTCTGTTTGCGCTGGGTGGCGATCGCTATCGCGCTTTAATTCCGACGACTCCCCTAGACCAACCGGGTGCGAAATCAATTCAGATTAGCAATGGTAGCCAACAGAGTAATGTGAGCGTGCAATTGCGCGATCGCCGTTTTCCCACCCAGTCAATTTGGCTCCCACCAGATAGCGCTGGGCGGCGAGGTACAGACCATGAGTTTGACCGGGTTGATGAATTTAAACGAATTGTTACCCCCGAAAGACATTGGAATGGGCCGTTTTTGCGTCCAAGTTCCGGTGAGGTGACAACAATTTATGGAGTCCGAAGATACTATAACGGGAAGTTCGCCGAAAACTATTATCATCGAGGGGTTGATTATGCCGCTCCGACGGGTTCTCCGGTGATAGCACCAGCAGCGGGTCGGGTGGCTCTGGTGGGGCGTGAGTCCCAAGGATTTGAAATCCACGGTGACACTATTGGTATTGATCACGGTCAGGGAGTTACCAGTATTTTCCTTCACTTGAGTCGAATTGATGTACAGGAAGGACAAATGGTGACAGCAGGCCAGACCATTGGGGCGATCGGATCAACGGGGGCCTCTACGGGACCACACCTTCATTGGGGTCTTTATGTTCACGGCCAATGTGTAGATCCAGTCCCTTGGCGGTTTGACGGTATAGAATAA
- the hypF gene encoding carbamoyltransferase HypF, whose amino-acid sequence MLSTSDQNLSRLSLTIRGAVQGVGFRPFVYRLATQLNLKGWVNNSVGGVFIEVEGCSESLERFQQRLQIEKPPISHIHSLEAVWLPLAGYSHFEIRASQSTIQGAKSAIVLPDLATCPQCLQDIFDPHNRRFRYPFTNCTNCGPRYSIIKTLPYDRENTTMAAFPMCPNCDREYHHPGDRRFHAQPNACPVCGPILELWNHQGQVLANRHHALLQAAAAMGRGQIVAMKGLGGFQLLVDATNAAAVEQLRVRKHRPHKPFAVMYRSIQQIAQVCDISAAEEQWLRSPQAPIVLLSRLPGASALADNVAPGNPNLGVMLPYTPLHHLLMAELDFPIVATSGNFSNEPICTDQTEALHRLGKIADIFLVHNRPIARPVDDSVVRSVLGEQMVIRRARGYAPLPVTILDRDSHHTTHDSILSQSISNCQYPYILAVGGHLKNTIAIAVEKQVFISQYIGNLQSPQAFQAFKEAINSLSNIYDFKPDVIACDAHPDYISTQFAYQLAADIWQQEKRQVPVIPVQHHYAHVLAVMAEHQLSFPVLGVAWDGTGYGLDETIWGGEFLLINKIGFQRVGHWRNFPLPGGDKAVLEPRRLGLGLLYELWGEQLWDYLNKQKISLGNFPQLKLILQMLNRKVNTPRTSSVGRLFDAIAFLVGHGDNISFEGQAAMDLEFAIGDVITDEHYPINLHQSSGKIILDWEPMVKQVLKDFNNHVPVSLISAKFHNTLIEGIIMVSQKFPEVPLVLTGGCFQNRYLLEKTIQRLTSEGIIHYWSKQVPTNDGGLALGQVMAIIINNLINN is encoded by the coding sequence ATGTTGTCTACTTCTGATCAAAATCTGTCTCGCCTCAGTTTAACTATTCGCGGTGCTGTTCAAGGTGTCGGGTTTCGGCCCTTTGTCTATCGACTCGCTACCCAACTGAACCTCAAAGGTTGGGTAAATAATTCCGTGGGGGGGGTTTTTATTGAAGTCGAAGGCTGTTCAGAGAGTCTTGAGCGCTTCCAACAGCGCCTGCAAATAGAAAAACCACCAATATCGCATATTCACAGTTTAGAAGCCGTTTGGCTGCCTCTGGCTGGCTATTCTCACTTTGAGATTAGAGCTTCTCAGTCAACTATTCAGGGCGCTAAATCAGCGATCGTTTTGCCAGATCTTGCCACTTGTCCCCAATGCTTACAAGATATTTTTGACCCCCATAACCGCCGTTTCCGCTATCCCTTTACCAATTGTACTAATTGCGGGCCGCGCTACAGCATTATTAAAACTCTCCCCTATGACCGGGAGAATACTACTATGGCCGCCTTCCCAATGTGTCCTAATTGCGATCGCGAATATCACCACCCTGGCGATCGCCGTTTTCATGCTCAACCTAATGCTTGTCCCGTCTGTGGTCCCATTTTAGAATTATGGAATCATCAGGGACAGGTTTTGGCTAACCGCCATCATGCCTTATTACAAGCCGCCGCCGCCATGGGTCGCGGTCAAATTGTCGCCATGAAGGGTTTGGGAGGCTTCCAGTTACTTGTAGATGCTACTAATGCCGCCGCCGTTGAACAATTGCGAGTCCGTAAGCATCGACCCCATAAACCTTTTGCTGTAATGTATCGCAGTATACAGCAAATAGCCCAGGTTTGTGATATATCCGCCGCCGAGGAACAATGGTTGCGATCGCCTCAAGCCCCCATTGTGCTATTATCAAGGCTGCCCGGTGCATCCGCTTTGGCGGATAATGTCGCTCCCGGTAATCCTAATTTGGGGGTTATGTTACCTTATACCCCCCTCCATCATTTGTTGATGGCTGAGTTAGATTTTCCCATTGTTGCCACCAGCGGTAATTTTTCCAACGAGCCTATCTGTACTGACCAGACGGAAGCCCTCCACCGTTTGGGGAAAATTGCCGATATCTTTCTGGTTCACAACCGCCCTATCGCCCGACCAGTAGATGATTCCGTCGTGCGGAGTGTTTTGGGTGAACAGATGGTTATTCGCCGCGCTAGAGGTTATGCACCCCTACCTGTGACAATTTTAGACAGAGATAGCCACCATACAACACATGATTCTATTCTATCACAGAGCATTTCTAATTGTCAATACCCATATATTTTGGCAGTAGGTGGACACTTAAAAAATACCATTGCTATTGCCGTAGAAAAACAAGTTTTTATCAGTCAATATATTGGCAATTTGCAGAGTCCACAAGCGTTTCAGGCATTTAAAGAAGCAATTAACAGCCTCAGTAATATCTATGATTTTAAGCCTGATGTGATTGCTTGTGACGCACACCCAGACTATATTTCCACTCAGTTTGCGTATCAATTAGCTGCTGATATTTGGCAACAAGAAAAACGGCAAGTTCCCGTCATTCCAGTACAACATCATTATGCTCATGTTTTGGCGGTTATGGCAGAACATCAATTATCATTTCCCGTCTTAGGAGTAGCTTGGGACGGGACTGGTTATGGATTAGATGAAACCATCTGGGGGGGAGAGTTTCTACTAATTAATAAAATCGGCTTTCAGCGAGTCGGACATTGGCGAAATTTCCCACTTCCTGGAGGTGATAAAGCCGTCTTAGAACCCCGACGATTAGGCTTAGGATTATTATATGAATTGTGGGGGGAACAGTTATGGGATTATTTGAATAAGCAGAAAATTAGCTTAGGGAATTTCCCCCAGTTAAAGTTAATTTTGCAAATGCTGAACCGGAAAGTTAATACACCTAGAACATCTAGTGTCGGGAGGTTATTTGATGCGATCGCTTTTTTGGTCGGTCATGGCGACAATATCAGTTTTGAAGGACAAGCCGCCATGGACTTAGAATTTGCGATCGGCGATGTAATTACTGATGAGCATTACCCAATTAATTTGCACCAAAGTTCAGGTAAAATCATTTTAGATTGGGAACCCATGGTCAAGCAGGTACTTAAAGATTTTAACAATCATGTTCCTGTCAGCCTGATCTCTGCTAAATTTCACAATACCTTAATAGAGGGAATCATTATGGTATCTCAAAAGTTTCCAGAGGTTCCCCTTGTCTTGACTGGAGGATGTTTTCAAAACCGATATTTATTAGAAAAGACTATCCAGCGACTAACTTCAGAAGGCATTATTCACTATTGGTCTAAACAGGTTCCCACCAATGATGGCGGGTTAGCATTAGGACAGGTCATGGCTATTATCATCAACAATCTAATTAATAATTAA
- a CDS encoding late competence development ComFB family protein: MSIEKIVDQALQDGYLTPSMEAEVGRICNTASELSIEEYMALDRLMGALLTGEVVVLPRKQFINVMEELVLSEAIAQVAQIDEVSEQSLDVGDIAAYALNRLPPLYATTEEGAQYQRSRAKEELQALISSQVKEAIARNLDRAAQNQKVLGQISDSSLLGQMSGLLKAYAEDYEPDHETNTPN, from the coding sequence ATGAGTATTGAAAAAATTGTTGATCAGGCTTTACAGGATGGTTATTTGACACCATCTATGGAAGCAGAGGTAGGGCGGATATGTAATACAGCTTCAGAATTATCCATCGAGGAGTATATGGCTCTCGATCGCCTCATGGGTGCTTTGTTGACGGGGGAAGTGGTTGTTTTACCCCGCAAGCAGTTTATTAATGTGATGGAAGAGTTAGTTCTCAGTGAGGCGATCGCTCAAGTGGCCCAAATTGATGAAGTAAGCGAGCAGTCTTTGGATGTGGGGGATATTGCCGCCTATGCTCTCAACCGCTTACCCCCACTGTATGCTACTACAGAGGAGGGGGCGCAATATCAGAGGTCTCGCGCTAAGGAGGAACTACAAGCCCTCATTTCTAGCCAAGTGAAAGAGGCTATTGCACGAAACTTAGACCGCGCCGCCCAAAATCAAAAAGTGTTAGGCCAGATATCCGATAGTTCTCTATTGGGACAAATGAGCGGTTTACTGAAAGCCTACGCGGAAGACTACGAACCGGATCACGAAACTAATACCCCAAACTAA
- a CDS encoding DNA polymerase III subunit alpha, with protein MSFVGLHIHSDYSLLDGASQLPQLVSRAVELGMPAIALTDHGVMYGAIELIKICRSKGIKPIIGNEMYVLNADVTVQQRGIKKYHQVVLAKNTQGYKNLVKLTTISHLKGFQGKGIFARPCINKELLEEYHEGLIVTSACLGGEVPQAILQRRMDMARQTVEWYKRVFGDDYYLEIQDHGSPEDRIVNVALVQLAREFEVKIVATNDSHFISCNDVEAHDALLCINTQKLITEDNRLRYSGTEYLKSAEEMMQLFRDHLPDEVIKEAIANTLEVAEKVEPYTGILGEPRIPDYPIPPNHTADTYLEEIAWEGLKKRLNAQGRSEIKPVYRERLEYELKMMQKMGFATYFLVVWDYIKHARDNHIPVGPGRGSAAGSLVAYALQITNIDPVHHGLLFERFLNPERKSMPDIDTDFCIDRRDEMIKYVTSKYGEEKVAQIITFNRMTSKAVLKDVARVLGIPYSKSDQMAKMIPVSRGKPTKLKVMISDQSPSPEFKQAYDNDFVPIKNDAGEEVGTIAVRQWVDMAIRIEGTNKTFGVHAAGVVISKQPLDEIVPLQRNNDGSVITQYFMEDIEALGLLKMDFLGLKNLTIIQRTLNYISQNHHLDIDPYNLAADERKAMDILAKGAVKKMPEDVAKTYKILERGDLEGLFQLESSGMRQIVKDLKPSSIEDISSILALYRPGPLDAGLIPQFINRKHKREPIRYEHKLLEPILNETYGILVYQEQIMKMAQDLAGYSLGQADLLRRAMGKKKASEMQKHRETFIDGATRNGVPQNIAEHLFDQMVKFAEYCFNKSHSTAYGYITYQTAYLKANYPTEYMAALLTENSGNTDKVRAYIESCKHLGIDVVPPDINRSNVDFTPIENRIVFGLSAIKNVGDGAIEHLLSVREEGGPFRSLADLCDRINLQMVNSRALESLIKSGAFDSLHANRKQSIEYLNIVIPWAQDRAKNREIGQTNLFDLVNYATTESNSPSGEPAFPKGDDYAPKDKLQFEKELLGFYVSDHPLKSLLDSGILPDNVTLDKLPEQKSKAAVKVAVILINIKPHLTKKGDRMAFLLLEDLTGQIDAVVFPSSYEAVQQELKENAVVVVEGKVEKRDDQTQIIVDAIKSADELIKPNNQPGSPSQLPPNLAASSVIQLCLTPEEICQLERLQILKGILEEYRSNQGLGRVPIQAIVDGQVSPKPLVRFGSQFWVENQEAIVQQLKTSGFTVDILSIDNE; from the coding sequence ATGTCTTTTGTAGGACTGCATATTCACAGTGACTACAGCCTCCTTGATGGTGCTTCTCAACTCCCACAGTTGGTCAGTCGCGCTGTGGAATTAGGAATGCCAGCGATCGCTCTTACGGATCATGGGGTGATGTATGGGGCGATCGAACTTATTAAAATCTGCCGCAGTAAGGGTATTAAACCTATTATTGGCAATGAAATGTATGTCCTCAATGCTGATGTCACAGTTCAACAGCGAGGAATTAAAAAATATCATCAAGTCGTCTTGGCTAAAAATACCCAAGGCTATAAAAACTTGGTGAAATTAACTACTATTTCTCACTTAAAAGGTTTTCAAGGAAAGGGAATTTTTGCTCGTCCTTGTATTAATAAGGAACTATTAGAAGAGTATCACGAAGGCTTAATTGTTACCAGTGCTTGTTTGGGTGGTGAGGTTCCCCAAGCTATTCTTCAGAGGCGCATGGATATGGCACGCCAAACTGTTGAGTGGTATAAAAGGGTGTTTGGGGATGATTACTATTTAGAAATTCAAGATCATGGTTCCCCAGAAGACCGCATTGTTAATGTCGCTTTGGTGCAACTGGCGAGGGAATTTGAAGTCAAAATTGTGGCGACTAATGATTCACACTTTATTTCCTGTAATGATGTGGAAGCACATGATGCCTTATTATGTATTAATACACAAAAGTTAATTACTGAGGATAACCGATTACGTTATAGTGGCACAGAGTACCTAAAATCGGCGGAAGAGATGATGCAACTGTTTCGAGATCATCTCCCAGATGAGGTGATTAAAGAAGCGATCGCTAATACCTTAGAAGTGGCGGAAAAAGTGGAACCCTATACCGGAATTTTAGGGGAACCTCGTATTCCTGATTATCCGATACCTCCGAATCATACGGCTGATACTTATTTAGAAGAAATCGCCTGGGAAGGCTTGAAAAAACGATTAAATGCTCAAGGGCGATCGGAAATCAAGCCCGTCTATCGAGAAAGGCTCGAATATGAATTAAAAATGATGCAAAAAATGGGTTTTGCTACCTATTTTTTAGTAGTTTGGGATTACATAAAACACGCTAGAGATAATCATATCCCTGTCGGTCCTGGTAGGGGTTCGGCGGCGGGTTCCTTGGTCGCTTACGCCTTACAAATTACTAATATTGATCCGGTTCATCACGGGTTACTATTTGAGCGTTTTCTGAACCCAGAACGAAAATCTATGCCGGATATTGATACAGATTTCTGCATAGACCGCCGTGATGAAATGATTAAATATGTTACCTCCAAATATGGGGAAGAGAAAGTTGCTCAAATTATCACCTTTAACCGCATGACTTCTAAGGCGGTACTCAAAGATGTTGCTAGGGTGTTAGGAATACCCTATAGCAAATCGGATCAAATGGCAAAAATGATTCCGGTATCTCGTGGTAAACCGACTAAATTAAAGGTGATGATTTCTGACCAAAGTCCATCCCCGGAATTTAAACAAGCATACGATAATGACTTTGTACCCATTAAAAATGATGCTGGTGAGGAAGTGGGAACTATTGCTGTGCGCCAGTGGGTTGACATGGCAATTCGTATTGAAGGGACTAACAAAACCTTTGGAGTTCACGCAGCGGGGGTGGTGATTTCTAAACAGCCTTTAGATGAAATTGTCCCTCTTCAACGGAATAATGATGGGTCGGTCATTACTCAATATTTTATGGAAGATATAGAAGCCCTGGGTCTGTTAAAAATGGACTTTTTGGGCTTAAAAAACTTGACGATTATTCAAAGAACTTTAAACTATATTTCCCAAAATCATCACCTAGATATTGACCCCTATAATTTAGCCGCTGACGAACGTAAAGCCATGGATATTCTGGCTAAAGGTGCGGTGAAAAAAATGCCGGAGGATGTGGCGAAAACCTATAAGATTTTGGAAAGAGGAGATTTGGAAGGTTTATTTCAACTAGAATCTTCGGGAATGCGTCAGATTGTGAAGGACTTAAAGCCTTCCAGTATTGAGGATATTTCTTCTATTTTGGCATTGTATAGACCCGGACCTTTAGACGCTGGTTTAATTCCTCAGTTTATTAATCGTAAGCATAAACGAGAACCAATTCGCTATGAGCATAAACTTTTGGAACCTATTTTGAATGAGACCTATGGAATTTTGGTCTATCAAGAACAAATTATGAAAATGGCTCAAGATTTGGCGGGGTATTCTTTGGGTCAGGCGGACTTGCTGCGACGTGCTATGGGGAAAAAGAAAGCATCGGAAATGCAGAAGCATCGGGAAACTTTTATTGATGGTGCGACGCGCAATGGAGTCCCCCAAAATATCGCAGAACATCTGTTCGACCAAATGGTTAAGTTCGCTGAATATTGTTTTAACAAATCCCATTCTACCGCCTACGGTTACATTACTTATCAGACGGCTTACTTAAAGGCTAATTATCCGACAGAGTATATGGCGGCTTTGCTGACGGAGAATAGTGGCAATACTGACAAGGTTAGGGCTTATATTGAATCCTGTAAGCATTTGGGTATTGATGTAGTTCCACCTGATATTAATCGCTCTAATGTGGATTTTACGCCTATAGAAAATAGGATTGTATTTGGGTTGTCGGCGATTAAAAATGTGGGAGATGGCGCGATTGAACATTTGCTATCTGTACGAGAGGAAGGGGGACCTTTTCGCAGTTTGGCGGATTTGTGCGATCGCATTAATCTACAAATGGTTAATAGTCGCGCTTTGGAATCTTTAATTAAATCGGGTGCTTTTGATAGTCTCCATGCTAACCGCAAGCAATCAATTGAATATTTGAATATAGTTATTCCTTGGGCGCAAGATAGGGCGAAAAATCGAGAAATTGGTCAAACGAATTTGTTTGATTTGGTCAATTATGCAACTACTGAGAGTAATTCACCTTCGGGAGAACCTGCTTTTCCGAAAGGTGATGATTATGCGCCTAAAGATAAGTTGCAATTTGAGAAGGAATTACTAGGCTTTTATGTTTCGGATCACCCTCTCAAGTCTTTGTTAGACTCAGGGATACTCCCGGATAATGTGACTTTGGATAAACTGCCAGAACAAAAGTCAAAAGCTGCTGTTAAGGTGGCGGTGATTTTAATTAATATTAAGCCCCATTTGACTAAAAAAGGCGATCGCATGGCGTTTCTACTACTAGAAGATTTGACCGGACAAATTGATGCTGTGGTGTTTCCTAGTAGTTATGAGGCGGTACAACAGGAGTTAAAAGAAAATGCGGTTGTTGTGGTTGAGGGTAAGGTGGAAAAACGGGATGATCAGACTCAAATTATTGTGGACGCTATCAAGTCTGCTGATGAGTTAATTAAACCGAATAATCAGCCAGGTTCCCCCTCGCAACTTCCGCCTAATTTGGCGGCTTCTTCAGTGATTCAACTCTGTTTAACTCCTGAAGAAATTTGCCAATTGGAAAGGTTACAAATTCTCAAAGGCATTTTGGAAGAATATCGAAGTAATCAAGGCTTGGGAAGGGTTCCTATTCAAGCCATTGTTGATGGTCAAGTTTCGCCTAAACCATTGGTACGCTTTGGCTCTCAATTCTGGGTAGAAAATCAAGAGGCGATCGTACAACAGTTAAAAACTTCTGGTTTTACCGTTGATATACTATCAATTGATAATGAATAA
- a CDS encoding STAS domain-containing protein, with the protein MIHIDQKEHTTQDGTKVIVLAPTGRLDITTAWQFRLKLQECISKLSRHVVVNLGQVNFIDSSGLTSLVAGMRDADKVKGSFRICNVHPEAKLVFEVTMMDSVFEIFETEKEALEGGVRAS; encoded by the coding sequence GTGATTCATATCGATCAAAAGGAACATACGACCCAGGATGGCACTAAGGTCATAGTATTAGCACCAACAGGACGCTTAGATATCACCACCGCCTGGCAGTTTCGTCTCAAACTGCAAGAATGTATATCTAAGCTGAGTCGTCATGTGGTCGTGAATTTGGGTCAGGTGAACTTTATCGACAGTTCCGGGTTGACCTCCCTAGTGGCTGGTATGCGAGATGCTGATAAAGTTAAGGGTAGTTTCCGCATCTGTAATGTTCACCCAGAAGCCAAACTGGTATTTGAAGTGACGATGATGGATTCTGTGTTTGAGATTTTTGAGACGGAAAAGGAAGCCTTAGAGGGCGGTGTCAGAGCTAGTTAA
- a CDS encoding transposase translates to MAQTTSIIRTDRWNLNPTAAARVLLSQTVEVSLGVCRHLMGILLTHWPSIGGLSSQKRVLAVEKLIHQTAKNPNPKYWQFDQTFYKFPSYYRRAAIVFAAGQVSSYMTRYREWQSGTRQRRDAKPPVLNPNSGCYPTLYKGQCYKLHGYDRIDIKVFNGTDWVWTTIEITSLRERHTVDSNKLLSPSLIFNEQKKACHLSVPFECHPPQREGEGRVVSVDLGINTTATVAVVNFDGTVTYREFIHPARDIDEVAAAARTCVQRNGDRRDKWLKSVSKRASQTMGHGGSLQKGFCSHTYRKCRNINRQIAQIVSKRIVQIAQQFNADAIVFENLKGWKAKGGRKRSLLRQRFHGWLKGMIRDLTEMKWQEIGGKVIDVVAAYTSKLAYDGSGVERARLQQLCSG, encoded by the coding sequence ATGGCACAAACCACATCAATCATCCGTACAGACCGATGGAATCTTAACCCGACAGCAGCAGCGCGAGTGCTTCTGAGCCAAACGGTTGAGGTCTCCCTAGGTGTCTGTCGGCATTTGATGGGAATTCTCTTAACCCATTGGCCGTCTATCGGAGGGTTATCGAGTCAAAAACGGGTTCTAGCCGTTGAGAAACTGATTCACCAAACCGCCAAGAACCCCAACCCCAAATACTGGCAATTTGACCAGACCTTTTACAAGTTCCCCAGCTACTACCGAAGGGCTGCCATCGTCTTCGCCGCTGGCCAAGTCAGTAGCTACATGACCCGATATCGGGAATGGCAATCGGGAACTCGTCAACGTCGGGATGCTAAACCTCCCGTACTCAATCCCAACAGTGGCTGTTATCCGACCCTGTATAAGGGTCAGTGCTATAAACTCCATGGCTATGACCGCATCGACATCAAGGTATTTAACGGAACTGATTGGGTCTGGACTACCATTGAGATAACCAGCCTACGAGAACGGCATACCGTAGATAGTAACAAGCTGCTGTCACCGTCCCTTATCTTCAATGAGCAGAAAAAAGCCTGTCATCTCTCAGTTCCATTTGAGTGTCATCCACCTCAACGGGAGGGAGAGGGTCGAGTTGTAAGTGTTGACCTGGGTATCAACACCACCGCTACCGTGGCAGTCGTGAATTTTGACGGCACTGTAACCTATCGGGAGTTTATTCATCCAGCCAGAGACATAGACGAAGTCGCCGCAGCCGCTCGAACCTGCGTCCAGCGGAACGGCGACCGTCGGGATAAGTGGCTGAAATCGGTATCTAAACGAGCCAGCCAAACGATGGGACATGGCGGAAGTCTCCAGAAAGGCTTCTGCTCTCATACCTACCGCAAATGTCGTAATATCAACCGTCAAATTGCGCAGATTGTCTCCAAGCGTATCGTGCAGATTGCCCAACAATTCAATGCCGATGCCATTGTCTTTGAGAACCTGAAAGGATGGAAGGCTAAGGGAGGGCGCAAACGCTCCTTACTGCGCCAACGCTTTCATGGATGGCTCAAAGGGATGATTCGAGATTTGACCGAGATGAAGTGGCAAGAAATAGGCGGTAAGGTCATTGATGTCGTAGCCGCCTATACCTCAAAACTGGCTTATGACGGCAGTGGAGTCGAAAGGGCGAGACTCCAACAACTATGCTCTGGCTAA
- the psb29 gene encoding photosystem II biogenesis protein Psp29, which produces MNNIRTVSDTKRAFYNIHTRPINSIYRRVVEELMVEMHLLSVNVDFKYDPIYALGVVTAFDRFMQGYIPEADKLSIWAALIMAQESDPNQYRADATALEAQAATLSVKDLTERAKIAQESSGDDPLQSCFHAIANNPKFKYSRLFAIGLYTLLEKSDVTAAQDSEGLKNIIIDFSEALRLPKDKLEKDLDLYRTNLEKVAQARLMVEEMTQAERKKREQRAAQSQTATSGSKNPSKDDQVSDS; this is translated from the coding sequence GTGAACAATATCCGCACTGTTTCAGATACCAAGCGAGCTTTTTACAACATCCATACTCGGCCGATTAACTCTATCTATCGTCGCGTGGTTGAGGAGTTAATGGTGGAAATGCACCTGTTGTCCGTCAATGTCGATTTTAAATATGACCCCATTTATGCCCTGGGTGTGGTCACGGCCTTCGATCGCTTTATGCAAGGATACATCCCCGAAGCCGATAAATTGTCGATTTGGGCGGCTTTGATTATGGCCCAAGAAAGCGACCCTAATCAATATCGGGCTGATGCTACGGCTTTAGAGGCACAAGCGGCGACCCTTTCTGTGAAAGATTTGACCGAAAGGGCTAAGATAGCTCAGGAAAGTTCCGGGGATGACCCTTTGCAGTCCTGTTTTCATGCGATCGCCAATAACCCTAAATTCAAATACTCTCGGCTATTTGCCATTGGTTTATATACTCTCCTAGAAAAAAGCGATGTCACAGCGGCTCAGGACTCGGAAGGGTTAAAAAACATCATTATTGATTTTAGTGAGGCTTTAAGGCTACCTAAAGACAAGCTGGAGAAGGATTTAGACCTGTACCGCACCAACCTAGAAAAGGTCGCTCAGGCGCGGTTAATGGTAGAGGAGATGACCCAAGCTGAACGCAAGAAGCGGGAACAAAGGGCCGCCCAAAGCCAAACTGCCACCTCTGGTAGCAAGAACCCTAGCAAAGATGATCAGGTGTCTGATTCCTAA
- the grxC gene encoding glutaredoxin 3, whose protein sequence is MLDFLNNIIGRNPGKFKAKVEVYSWQTCPYCIRAKLLLWWKGVEYTDYQIDGDNNAREAMAQRANGRRTVPQIFINNQHIGGCDDLYQLDSEGKLEPLLIPPLS, encoded by the coding sequence ATGCTAGATTTTCTGAATAATATTATCGGCAGAAATCCCGGTAAATTCAAGGCTAAGGTTGAGGTGTACAGTTGGCAAACCTGTCCTTACTGTATCCGCGCCAAACTGCTGCTGTGGTGGAAAGGGGTTGAATATACTGATTATCAAATAGATGGCGATAATAATGCTAGAGAAGCCATGGCACAACGGGCTAACGGTCGGCGCACGGTTCCCCAAATTTTTATCAATAATCAGCATATCGGCGGCTGCGACGACCTCTATCAGTTAGACAGTGAAGGGAAATTAGAACCCTTATTAATTCCGCCACTATCTTAA